A window of Sinimarinibacterium sp. NLF-5-8 genomic DNA:
CGCGGTATGGCATGAGCTGCTGCTGGTCTTTTTTGTGGCGCTGAGCGCACCGGTCACCGCCATGCTGTTGATGCGCGCGGTGCGCTTTCAGCGCAGTCGGCCAGCCACGCCGGTGCGTAAAAAAAGTGATGCGCCAAAGCCGTAAGGCCGCACCGGTATGGTTTGCGCTCAGGTGGCTGCGGGCTGTTGCAGTTGTACTCGCTGGGCTGGGGCAAAGTCGATCCCGGTTTCGGCAAAGGCGCGCAGCATGGCCAGATTGATCGCCTGCTGGGTATCCATGTAGCGCGCGTAACCGGGGTCGAGCATCCAGTACACCACGTCAAAGTCCATCGATGACGGGCTGAGTTTGGAAAAGTGCGCGCGCTCGAAGCGGGTTTGGGGTTGCGCGCGGATGATCTGCGCGATCATCTGCGGGATTTTGGCCATTTGATCAGGGCGGGTCTGATAGGTCACGCCAAACGTGAATGCGATACGGCGCTCCATCATGCGTTTGTAGTTGCGCACGCGCGCCTTGGTCAGATCGGTATTGGAAAACACGATCTGTTCGCCGCCGAGGCTGCGGATGCGGGTGGTTTTCAGCCCCACATACTCGATGGTGCCCGCGAACTCGTCGATAGTGACGTAGTCGCCGATGACAAACGGTTTGTCGATGACGATCGACAGGCTCGCAAACAGATCGCCCAGAATATTCTGCGCCGCCAGTGCCACGGCAATACCGCTGACCCCCAGTCCGGCCACCAGTGCGGTGATGTCCACGCCAAGATTGCCCAGCATCAGCAGGATGATCAGCGACCACATCACCAGCCGTCCGGTAAACGCCAGCGCGGCAATGCTGGTGGCAACCCCGCCATCGGTTTCGGCGGCCTTGCGCCGATAACGGTTGAGCCAGAAATCGCCGATGCCCATCATCCACAGTCCCACCTGCAAAAAACCGCAGACGGTTGCCACAACGGTAAACACGGTTTCAACGCGCGCGGGCAGGTTCAGATAGCGGGTACCGACGAACAGCGTCATCCCCAGGATCAGGAATTGCCGCGTGCGCCGTGCCACATCGATCAGCGCATCGTTGGCCACGCTGTGCACATCGCGATTGAAGCGCGCCAGTCGCGCGGTGATCGCCCACTTGAGCGCGCCGACCAGCAGGTTGATGCAGATGGCAATGCCCAGCGCCCAGACCCAGTCCAACAGGGTGTTATCAAACAATTGAAACGATAGAAATGCAGTCAGATCCATGCAGTTTGAAGGCAGATTCGCCCTTCTCCGGTTCACTGTGAGCCGCTGATTCTAACAATCGGGCTTTGGCGGGCAGGGGCGACAAGATTCAAATATGCAGGCGTCGGGCGTACCCTATGCGCTGTTTGCGTACTTACCAACGGAAAAACTTTGATGCGTACATCAGGATTGGATCGGCGCGGGCTTTTGCTGGCGGCAGCCATGGCGCTGACGAGCTGCAATCAGCCTGCCGCCACCGAGGCCACCTCATCGTCGGCGGCTCCCACGCCCACGACGATCCACATGCGCTGCGGCGATGACACGCTGATTGCGCGCTACAGCGCCGATGGCAGCCAGGTGCGGGTGGCGTTTGGTGATCATCAACTCGATTTACAGCAGGCCGTCTCCGCTTCCGGCGCGCGCTATGTGGCGGCCGATGACGACAGTACCGAGTTCTGGAGCAAGGGCGCCGCGGCCTGGCTCAAGATCAGCGGGCACGAATATCCCGAATGCAGCACCGTTGATGTGCCGTCGTCCACTGCCGAGCCTGCTGCCGGTGCCGCCGCCCCCCTGCTTGGCGTCGAATGGGTCGTGGAAGATCTCGATGGCAATGGCATCGTTGACGATTCGCGCGCCACGCTGGTGTTTGGCAGCGATGGCAGTGTTGCCGGTCGCGCAAGCTGTAACCGCTACAGCGCGCAGTACACCGTGGACGGCAGCAAGATCAGCCTGACCCCCGGCATTGCCACGATGATGGCCTGTGCGCCGGCACTGATGACGCAGGAACAGCGGTTTTTCGATGTCATCAAAAACGCCCAGAGCTGGCAGATTGACGACAACGGCCTGTTGCACATCCACGGCAGCGGCGCGCACAGCCTGCGCGCGCACCGCGAATAATCCGCTGTCTTGCCGCTTATTCGCGCGCGCAACAGGCACTGACGGCTGTCCAGGGTTTTGCAGGCGTCAGTGCTGGCAGATGCTGCGCGGCGTCGGGGACGATCCGGGCTAATAACCGCGCACAATCGGCTGCAAAGGCGGGGCGCCATAGCGGGCGGCGGCGGTCTGATCGGTTTGATCCAGCGCGTGCCGAGTCTTGTTGTAATCCTGCTGCAACTGCGTTTGTTCGCGTTCCAGAGTCTTGCGATCGCGGCGGCTGAGCAGTTCAGGCGCCGCCACCTCGCGGCCACGCCGTGCCGCATCGAGATAATCGCGCGCGCGCCGATCGTCTTCACCGAGCGTGGCCAAAACCTGATCGAGCTGCTGATCCAGTGATTGCAATTGCTGACGCAGGCCATGGGTGCGCCGTCCGGCGTCATAAGCCGGGCGAAACTGCGCATCCAGCGCCGCCGGGCAGACGTTGCCATAGCTGCGGCCATCGCGACCCTGAACATAGCCGTTTTCGGCGGTGCAGTAGCGTCCCAGACCCTGGGCATACCCCAGTTGCCAGCCGGTCTGATCGGCGGCGATGCCGTAGCGCGCGCAGGCTTTGCCGTGATCGGCCAGTCGGGATGCGGATTGACCGTTGACCCCATCGGCATAGCCGATTTGCTGCCAATCACCGCTGCGGCAACTGCTTTCATCCAGCGTGGCGCAGCCGCCAGCGGCCAGCACAGCCCCCAGAAACAGCGCGCGCACGGCCAAAATCCGCGGTCGAGGCCAAGACTCAATCATGGTTTTTTTGAAAATCGGTGTTCATCGGCAAAGCATAGCCATTTATGACTAAACTGCGTGCTTTGGTGGCCGGGGGTGCTCGCAATATCACGCGCGAGCTGAGATCACACTCTTGGAACCTGACCGTTTACGCGGTGAGGGAAGGCGCCTCAAGCGGTGCGCGCGCGCCGCTTGCGTGCTGGCTTTCGCTCGTCGCCCTTTTGAGAAGTTGAGGATTCGCGATGCACGCTGTAGCCGATCAGATTGTTGAAAAAGCCGGTGAGTTGTCTGCCGAGGTGCGGCGGCCATTTCCCGCCAGCCGCAAGATTTATGTGCAAGGGCCGGGCGGCGTGCGCGTGCCGATGCGCGAGGTGTCTTTGACCGCCACCCGCAGCAGCAATGGCCTGGAGCCGAATCCGCCGGTGACGCTGTACGACACCTCTGGCGTGTATACCGATCCCGACGTTCAAATTGATCTGCGTGCAGGCTTGGCACCGCTGCGCGCGCCGTGGATTGAAGCGCGCGCCGATACCGAGCAACTGCGCGGGCCGAGTTCCATTTATGGCCGCATCCGCGCCGCTGACGATCAAACCGTGGGGCTGCGTTTTGAACACATCCGCCCGCCGCGCAAGGCCAAAGCGGGCGCCAATGTTTCGCAAATGCACTACGCGCGCAAAGGCATCATCACGCCGGAGATGGCGTTCATCGCCGTTCGTGAAAACGCGCGTTTGCAGGAGTTGCGCGCGACGTATGAGCAAGCGGGCTATTTGCGCCGCAGCCATCGCGGCGAACGCTTTGGCGCGCAGTTGCCGGATGAAGTCACCGCCGAGTTTGTGCGTGATGAAGTTGCGCGCGGCCGCGCCATCATCCCCGCCAACATCAACCACCCTGAGCTGGAGCCGATGATCATTGGCCGCAACTTTCGGGTCAAAGTCAACGCCAACATCGGCAACTCCGCCGTCACCAGCAGCATTGCCGAAGAAGTCGAAAAAATGGTGTGGAGCACGCGCTGGGGCGGCGACACGGTGATGGATTTGTCCACCGGCAAACACATTCACGAAACCCGCGAATGGATTTTGCGCAACTCCCCCGTGCCCATCGGCACCGTGCCGATTTATCAAGCGCTGGAAAAGGTGGGCGGCAAGGCCGAAGAACTGAGCTGGGAAATCTTCCGCGACACCCTGGTTGAGCAGGCCGAGCAAGGCGTGGACTACTTCACCATCCACGCCGGCGTGCTGCTGCGCTACATCCCGTGGACGGCAGCGCGCACCACCGGCATCGTCTCGCGCGGCGGCAGCATCATGGCCAAATGGTGCCTCGCCCATCACAAGGAAAACTTCCTTTACACGCACTTTGAAGACATCTGCGAAATCATGAAGGCGTATGACGTCAGCTTCAGCCTTGGCGACGGCCTGCGCCCCGGCTGCATTGCTGATGCCAACGACGACGCCCAGTTTGGCGAACTGCACACGCTCGGCGAACTGACCCACATCGCCTGGAAACACGACGTGCAAACCATGATCGAAGGCCCCGGCCATGTGCCGCTGCAACTGGTCAAGGAAAACATGGACGAGCAGCTCAAGCACTGCATGGAAGCGCCGTTTTACACCCTGGGCCCGCTGACCACCGACATCGCCCCCGGCTACGACCACATCACCAGCGGCATCGGCGCCGCCAACATCGGCTGGTACGGCTGCGCCATGCTGTGTTACGTCACCCCCAAAGAGCATCTGGGGCTGCCCGACAAAAACGACGTGCGCGAAGGCATCGTCACCTACAAAATCGCCGCCCACGCCGCCGACCTTGCCAAAGGCCTGCCCGGCGCGCAGGTGCGCGAC
This region includes:
- a CDS encoding mechanosensitive ion channel family protein encodes the protein MDLTAFLSFQLFDNTLLDWVWALGIAICINLLVGALKWAITARLARFNRDVHSVANDALIDVARRTRQFLILGMTLFVGTRYLNLPARVETVFTVVATVCGFLQVGLWMMGIGDFWLNRYRRKAAETDGGVATSIAALAFTGRLVMWSLIILLMLGNLGVDITALVAGLGVSGIAVALAAQNILGDLFASLSIVIDKPFVIGDYVTIDEFAGTIEYVGLKTTRIRSLGGEQIVFSNTDLTKARVRNYKRMMERRIAFTFGVTYQTRPDQMAKIPQMIAQIIRAQPQTRFERAHFSKLSPSSMDFDVVYWMLDPGYARYMDTQQAINLAMLRAFAETGIDFAPAQRVQLQQPAAT
- a CDS encoding META domain-containing protein translates to MRTSGLDRRGLLLAAAMALTSCNQPAATEATSSSAAPTPTTIHMRCGDDTLIARYSADGSQVRVAFGDHQLDLQQAVSASGARYVAADDDSTEFWSKGAAAWLKISGHEYPECSTVDVPSSTAEPAAGAAAPLLGVEWVVEDLDGNGIVDDSRATLVFGSDGSVAGRASCNRYSAQYTVDGSKISLTPGIATMMACAPALMTQEQRFFDVIKNAQSWQIDDNGLLHIHGSGAHSLRAHRE
- a CDS encoding DUF2799 domain-containing protein, with product MIESWPRPRILAVRALFLGAVLAAGGCATLDESSCRSGDWQQIGYADGVNGQSASRLADHGKACARYGIAADQTGWQLGYAQGLGRYCTAENGYVQGRDGRSYGNVCPAALDAQFRPAYDAGRRTHGLRQQLQSLDQQLDQVLATLGEDDRRARDYLDAARRGREVAAPELLSRRDRKTLEREQTQLQQDYNKTRHALDQTDQTAAARYGAPPLQPIVRGY
- the thiC gene encoding phosphomethylpyrimidine synthase ThiC, whose product is MHAVADQIVEKAGELSAEVRRPFPASRKIYVQGPGGVRVPMREVSLTATRSSNGLEPNPPVTLYDTSGVYTDPDVQIDLRAGLAPLRAPWIEARADTEQLRGPSSIYGRIRAADDQTVGLRFEHIRPPRKAKAGANVSQMHYARKGIITPEMAFIAVRENARLQELRATYEQAGYLRRSHRGERFGAQLPDEVTAEFVRDEVARGRAIIPANINHPELEPMIIGRNFRVKVNANIGNSAVTSSIAEEVEKMVWSTRWGGDTVMDLSTGKHIHETREWILRNSPVPIGTVPIYQALEKVGGKAEELSWEIFRDTLVEQAEQGVDYFTIHAGVLLRYIPWTAARTTGIVSRGGSIMAKWCLAHHKENFLYTHFEDICEIMKAYDVSFSLGDGLRPGCIADANDDAQFGELHTLGELTHIAWKHDVQTMIEGPGHVPLQLVKENMDEQLKHCMEAPFYTLGPLTTDIAPGYDHITSGIGAANIGWYGCAMLCYVTPKEHLGLPDKNDVREGIVTYKIAAHAADLAKGLPGAQVRDNALSKARFEFRWEDQFNLGLDPEKAREFHDQTLPQEGAKTAHFCSMCGPHFCSMKITQDVRDYAAQTGASEADALAQGMAEKAEEFRRAGAEVYQSA